In Dryobates pubescens isolate bDryPub1 chromosome 16, bDryPub1.pri, whole genome shotgun sequence, the sequence TGCTCcaactggaaaagaaagcagcatccccacagcagaggctcagcaggactGCATCAGCCAAATCTGTTTCCCCTCCCTCAGCCAAACACTCCTTGCAGAGGAGCTGGTTGCTGTGGAGGGACCTGCAGCACCATGGACAAAAGAAAGTCACCTAGGACAACATCCACCTCCCCTGAACCGTGCTGCTCTGATTCCCTGACTGCTAGAACTGCTGTTTGGTATCTCCTGAGGATTCTCCACCTTCAAGCCATCCTGAAATATATATCAGCAGACCTAAAACTGGAGGCTACCCTGGCAGAAATATGTTCAGTAAAGACAAGGGTTAATATAGACCTTGAAAACCGTTCTTGCTACCTGACTGTGGGCCAGGCTTACCTGTGCACCCCAGGGACCTGTGCACAGCacctgcagtgcctggctgcagaattcctccttccctctctgcccagTTGGGTGCTGGTCCCAGCAAGCCCAGCAACACGGGCCcatgtgctgcctgggctgtTACACCTGCAGTGTGACACtctgcttggagccttctcttgacACCCACAGGCATtactgtgcagggctgctggaagaggtgacagtgagctggcagtggggtgcagagcagcacGGAGTCCCTCACCTTCACTGCAGCTGTTGGCACTAAAAGTGGAGTGATGCAGGCTGCGATCTGAGGTGTTCACACCTCTGATCTGAGGAAGGGGGAGTTTGAAAGACATATTTCACACATAACACTGAGGTAATAAACAAATCACGTTCCACTGGAGCCAAACTaaacctcttcctccttccaccCTGCCCAGTTTCACTCTTTGGCAGCTGAACTGCAAAACTCATTTGTttgcccagccagccctgcctgcctcccagcACCGGCTGTCCAAATCTCAGCCCCCACCACAGCTGAAACAAAGCCCTGAGCACCAACCCTCCGCCAGGACAAGCTCTGTGGGTCACTTTTGCTCACTCAGAGATCTCTGTAacggtgctcagggacatgcaACAGATTTGCTGAGGTAACAACAAcattttgcttgtttctttgtgtgttttaCCAATCCAGTGAAAGCAATACAATGACAGCAGAAGCCCaaggagagcacagcagcttcatGTCACTGGGGCAGGTTCTGCTTGGCTAATTAAACCTCACTCACAGGAGGCTTTCTGGAGCCCAGGGAGATGCAGGCGAGTTTGCAGCGCTGCGCCTTGGGGTGTCACCCTCGGCCCTCTCatggccagggcagcaggacctGCACCCCAAAGGATGCAGCCCTGGGCATGGAGACACAGGCGCCAACCTagagtggcacagggctgggattgTCTCCTTGGCTAGGCGCTGGAGCTCCTGCAAGcaccagcaggtccctgcccagctctcacacCTCTTTGGGGGTGAATTCTCATGCTTTGCTTGTTACTTAAGGAgctatagaaccatagaatggtttgggtggacAGGGTCTTGTCCAGGAGATGTCAGCCTCTTCCCCATGGATAAAACCTTCTCTTAGAGATGGGCTCTGTTTCCACACACCATGTACAGCCTCCTCTGGGGGGTTTCATACTGATCTCCCTTTGCAGAGGGCCAAAACAAGAGCTcagctggatattaggaaagctttctttcctgcaagagtggtcaggattGGAACAGCCTtcacaccatccctggaggcgttcaaagaAGCCTGGGAATATGGCACTTTGGGTCTATGGTTATTGAgcaccatggtggtgttgggttctggttggactcactgatctcagagggcttttccaaccccaacagtGCTCTGATTCTTCCTCTGGATGCTGCCACTGCCTTTCCTGGGACAGAGGAGACattgctgggccagcagcactgcttcacGTAGGAGCTGCCTGTGACTCGACATGAGCACACAGAGGTGTGAGCACATGGCTGCAGGCTCATGTGTGTCCGTGTGTGTGGTGGGCACACACAGGTGTGCACATGTTCACACGTGTGTTTGTGCATGCACATCAGTATGGGGCTTGCTCCCCAGCCTTGCCCTCCCACCCTAAACcccagggaaggaagcagggaaTTCTCTTGAGGGTGCAACCCTTGTCCATACAATGCCAGGGAAGGGATTATACCAGGGATTAACATTTTAAACTCCCCTACCAGACCCACTGGCTCAAAGATCCTGGGGCCAGTAATCGTATTACTGTCTCTGGAACTGCCCCATTGCTGGGTTTAAACCTGAATTTTGGCAGAAGTGGGGAAGAGCTGCACCCCGAATTCCctgagctgggccaggagctgctgcgtTTGGGGGTTCTGCTTTTCTTTAGCCCTTCTCTCTGTTTCCTCTAACACAGCCAGGAGAGGCCTCCACCAGCGCTTTTCTGGTCGCCTGCCTCCTCCTAATTCCCAGTAATTTATCCCGTATTAAAAGTCCCTTAAGGAATAATGGCCCAGGACTCAACACCTGCTATGCAAATGGCAGCAAATCCCCCGGGCCCCCGCGGCGGGGCAGTGGGGACCCGCGGGCTGCCGGTGGTCCTGGAGCATCTTCCGCTGGCCACAAGGCTCCGTCCCTAgagcagggggaggtggggggcacacccccagagcccccGCTCTCCCCACAGCTCGATTTCAACCCGCAGTTAGGGTGCTGccattccctcagcttctcttccttGCAGTTAAAAGGAAGTAAAATCAGGAGCCACTCCTAGGCAGAGTGATGGCTACAGAGGGTCTGAAAGAAAACCTGAGCATCTCAGCATGCAGCTAAGCTTCTGGCTTTGGGACATTGCTGGGGGGGGTCATCTGCGGGGTGGTCAATGAATTTTGTCCCTTTCTTTTAGGAGAAACGTTCCAGCTTCAATTAGCAAAGTGCAAATCAACAAAAGAGGAGGAATTGTGGGCGGGACAaggtggagggggctggggggagggggggggaagaaagggaagaaaaatctctcacacaataaagggggggggggggaggggggtgaagGGCTCGTTTCTCGGAGGTGACATCCTAATCTCATTTTTCCCAGTTAATGTGGTAGctgggaggctggggaagggccaaGCAGGGAGCGTGTCCCAGCAACGTGGCTGTACAAGGAGGGTTTGGTCTGTTCCCTTGGATCAGTGGGATTAGAGCTGCTGAAACCTCGGGCAGCTGGATGCATCCTTGGGCACCTGCATCCTGCACCGGGTCCAGCCCGGGCTCCCCGGGGGGACCCGAAATGGGGAGAGACAAGACCTGCACGAGGACCCCTCCATCCCCACGCTTTCTTCCCGTGGCCCTTTACCATGGCCATATATTTCCCAGCCCGGAGCGCTTGAGTGACATTTGGGCTATTATCCGGGGAGATAGATTGTTTGGCCTGAAGATGCATTGTTTGGGCTCCTCATAAAAGAAACAAGTTAAATGCCGCGGCTACCACACACAAAACCGACTCCTCCTGGCCATAAAACCAGTGGGACAAGGAAGTGGTTGTAGGAGTCAAAGATAATTGATGCTCAGAAAGCTGTTATAAATAATCTGTGCCCGGTCCTCTCTCATGTGCCTCgggaaagacaacaaaaaaaccaccgcAGAAAGtggagattcttttttttttttcccctccctttttttttctccccccccccccccttcctctttaTCTCCCCTTGAATTCAGGAGCATAATCCACCGTGAGCACCAATAATTGATGTATGTTATAATTCTTCATTGCCCTATCCGTGGTCTGGGAAAACcgggagaaaagaaaatgccaGAAAGTTATGGTAAAACTTTCCGATGCGACAGAAGTAGCTTTCCCTGCTCACGCTGTGAGTGTTTGAATAAGAAGAATGTCCCCGCACTGTAACAAGCTAAAAGAATGAGGAAGACAAAGGATttcacccaaaaaaaaaagaaaaggtttagCTAGAAGACAAGGCAAGAGAAactgaaaggaagggaaagagccCCTTCACAATGGAACAATGCGGGTACTAATCGCTTTGATATATTATACAAACCCAAAGACCCAAAACATTGTGTAATTATTTATAAATGACTTCTCCACTCCCCTGTATAATACCAGAGAAAGAATAAAACTGCAGGCTACTCTCTAAACTATTTCTAAATAGACCTGGCTCAAAAGGAAGCAGGagtgcttgaaaaaaaaataattaatggtTGATTTTATGGTTGTCtcattaaaacattttaattacAACAAACAAAATGCGTTTGTGCTTGCAGGGAGCAAGCCTTTACCTACTCGTGTGTGTGtcatcccctccttcccccccatcTCTGCCACCTTCCAAAAAGCAGGCAAATGTTACCTCTCACACTTAAAACCTGAAAATTAAACATTCCTACTTTCCTGCAGGGCCCTTGGGAGCGGCTGAGCCCTGCCCGTGGCTCCCAGGCACTTGCACAGGATTCCAGAGGGGATTTGACTCCTCCACAGCAGGACCCCCCTGGTACCCAGGGACCCTCCTTGCTATGTCCCCACGCTCTCCGCCCTGGTAAGCAGCCCAGGCCTCCGCAGTGTCCACGGACAGGTGGGAGTTGAGGCCAAATCCCTTCTAGAGGAAGCCCTTGAGGTgtttccccagcaggagaacCAGCTCCAGAAGGGGTTAACACTGCCTGCATGCaggctgagatcccttccaaatgTTGGACTTCCATTAGTCAGCAGCCAAGGCATGAACCCCTGAAGCCTCCAGTAACCTCGGGCCAGGAGCTGACTCTTgtccacagcaccacatcttcatCCTTGCACTTGCAGCTCTCACTCCACATCTGTCCCCAGCCCAAGCTGGGCAAGCAGCCATCACACTCTGCATGCATGGGGACACAGCTGCCCCATGGAGCCAACTTCtgtctctccctgctgcatcagcCTGGGCATGGCCAGGGTGAGCGAGCATCATCCTCACATTACTGCTGCAAGGCACTGGAGtgagctctctgctcccagggtgaTGGCTTTGCCACCTGCCCTGTTGTCTCTGTTGAAGCACCttccacaggcagctctgccctctcgCTCTGGCCACGCATTCAAAAGGTGAGGGAGCAACGAGGCAGCactctcctggctgctgtgttgtgttgttttgacATTCATCCCAACACTGCTTTAAGTCCTCACGTGCCAATGTGGCCAAACACAGATTTTGGTGACTTGTGACTGAAGTGCACCTTCAGCCTTCAAAAGCCATGAAGTACCTCCCACTTCTCTAGCATCTTCCAGCTGTGGGAGCAGTTCCACCCATTTCCAtgcctggggagaggagagctctctAACACTCCTCTGAGGAGTATCTTTCTGGTCACTTCTTTAATGtgaggctgctttctatcagGGAGATTTTTTAGAAGGTGCAATGAACACTTACCAGGGAATGGAATCTTCTCAggcaccagctctgccttgctggaaatggtgcagagagcagcactgacCTCACTTCAACCACTGCCAGCCCTCGTGCTGCCTTTTCTCCTACAGCCTTTCCTCCATTTGTATTAATTGATTCTTTTTCTGGAGTCCATCCATGAGCAAGACTCAACACACATCTCAGCACCAGGGCCGAGGAGCAAGCTTCATGCTGGAGGCCTCACCAAGTGATGAATGTGCCAACACATGTGAACACACTCACAACAGCTTGCTCTGCCTTTGAGTGAGCAGTTGGCCACCCCACCTGGCACAGGACGGGCTGATCCAGGCCTGCTTTTATGGTATCAGAAATGCCTTTTgaatcttttttcttctctcgctcttttttttaagctctAATAACTTTCTCAAGGGTAAAGTATTTATGGTAAAGTTCCTTAGAGCTCAAGATATGGAACTTGAGGACATCTGAGGACATCTGAGCCTAGCTGAACTGCCATCAGGGTGAAGGAGCCAATATCAAAGGCTAAAAGTCAGGCCATAGATCcatgaacacctctggggaagtgtacccacagcctccctgggcaacctgttccagtgtctcaccagcctccctggaaagaatttcttcctaacctgcagtctaaacctgccctcctccagcttcaatccattccctctcatcttatcactcccagcccttgtcaaaagtccctgcccagctctcctgtagccccactcaggtactggaaggtctctaaggtctccctggagccttctcttctccaggctgaacagccccagctctctcagcctgtgcccataggGGAACACACTCAGAGTTCTTTGCAACCAAAGGTCCTGTTTCATTTGGGGATCTTtagtttttccttcttcctgtttCCCAGTCCCCGAAAGCTTGATGAAATTTCAGCAGCTGAGTTCCACAGGAGCAGGCCCATAAGGTGTGGGAGCTCTTCTCTGTGCAGGGTGCATAATTTATCTGCAAAATTAGTGGAGTGCCCGCCATGGAAAGGGTTGAATTATTCATTGGGAATAAATTATCCCAGATATTTAGCACTTCTTTCTGTTTGTGAGGGCTTCCTGAAACAATTCTGGTTCTGTGAATGCTTTCGTTATTCATAAGTGCGCAGTGAATAGATTATGCAAACAAatttcagcctgtggcttgtttgtgaagccttctcttcagctCGGGCTATTCAGGGCCTGTGACTGATCACAGAGACACATGGTGCTCTCTCCCCTCCTGGATTGGAGCACAAACTCCAAAAAACAAGAGAGGAACAAACGACAAACTGCAAGTGATGGATAAGGACTAATGAATAATGGCCTTTCACTGCAGACCTGCAGACAGTGATGGGTCGTGCCAAAGCCTGCCAAACGCCGGGGAATCATAAACGTTGTAATGAATAAACTATTGACTGCTCCGGGACACCTAAACAAAGGACAGCAAAAGTGCTGCAGACAACACCCAGAGTTTATATCAGTAAATGCAAAGTGCACCTTAACAAAAGTTCGACCCTTTTTGCCATATGCTTTACGGTTTGGTCCCTCCTGACCTTCTCCTGGCTCGCTCTGCGAACTCCACCGCCAGCCTTTGCCTGCCCACAGAGGCCTCTCATCGTGCCACCACTTAAGGACATGAGTGGAGTGGAGATACTTAGTGCAGAAAGTCATTTATGCATGCAGAGACCCTAAACACGTCAGCCTGATTGCAGGTCTGGTGATTGAGAGGGCTCAGTCCCTGCCACCAAACAGCCAAgcctcacctcctgcccttccaTGGTCCTATTGCACATCCGAGGTCTGCAGGcagataaagatgttaaagagcaggTCCTGCAAGCTCGGCCATGGGGAAAGTATTTCCAGTTTGAGACTCGTTAATATGCATCACCCAGGGCTTGCTGGATTGCTCACTTGTTGGGGGGGATCTTTTTGGCACCAAGAAGTTTGTTTTCTGGCAGTTTGCTGGTGGTGTGGAGCATGTCAGAGGGAGGAGGGTGGAAAGCAGGAGGAACAACCCTGACAGCAAACTCTTGTCTCAGGTTGAAGTAAAGGATGgatgccaggggggttgggttggatactaggaaaaatttctttccagcaagagtggttaggcactagaacaggctgcccagggaggtggtggagtcaccatccctggaggtgctcaagaaatgtgtggacatggcacttcaggacgtgCTTTGaaggccatggtggtggcagtcgatggctggactcagtgaccttagaggtcttttccaactgaaacagttctatgattctctgaactTAAAATGATGAAGACAATAACTCTGCCAACCGTCCCTCTTAATCGCTGGAGAAATCACACCGAGGGAGTGAATCTACACTTAATATGAGGAGAAATCCTGTAAATGCAGGGCAGTTTAGGCACGGAAGTCTACAAATGGCTGTTGATGGATGGTGAAACTAAAAACCTCCCCGAGAGGCAGGTACCTGAGTGCTGACAATGGGGCTTCCTTGCACCACTGAGGCCAGATGTCAGGACCAGGGAACCTTTCAGCTACTTACCGAACTGTGGCTTCCCGAAGTGTTCAGCAGTGATACCTGGGTGCTTAGTGGGGATTAGCAGCGGCACCAGGGACTTTACAACCAAACCAGCAGCGTCCTCGGGTTTTGTCCAGGGACAAAGAGTTGTTGTAGCTATACATTCACAACCATTGAAGCTGATAAGATAGATGTAACTTGGAATTTTTAACTTAAACACTTGCAAAAACCTTTCCAAAGCCAGGCCGCCGGACCCCAAAGCACGCCTGGGTATTCTAAGGAGGGGAAAGGCCTGATCTGACTGAAGGTTTTCTCACTTCAGAGAATTCCCTCTTTAGAAAACTCGCAAGGTGCAACGAACACCCcaacaacccctcccccccccccccccagctgtctCTGCCCACTGCAAGACCCACCGCTCATTCCCAACCCGCCCCCACCACCATTTCACCCCCCCACCACACACCCCGCTTTGTccagccacctccctccctcctccccccgtCCCCCGGGGCCGCGGCAGATGCGCGGCTGCCCGCGGTAATTGCGGGCACGCTCCGGAGGGCGAGGCGCACGGGGCCGACCTGCCGCCGAGGCGCGGCCCCGCGGGGCGGCCACGGGGCCATTGTCCGCCCGCCGCTATAAGTACGGCCCCGGCGCCGTCGTGTGCCAAAGCCGCGGCTCACACGAGCGGATCGCAGCCCGCAGCACTTCAAAGACAAGAGCGGACGCGTGTCCCCCCGCCCCGCCTTTCCCCGCTGCTttccagggtttttttcccctcatttattttttcctctctctttttttttttccctttcaatacctttcttttcctcttttcccccctttttccctttcttttttcccccgcTTCTtcgctctctctttttttttattttcccttttcccagttttttgggttttttccccattctatctcccctggcagcaccaagctttgctttgccttttctttttacatCGCTTAACTGCATCCCTGGGAGTGACTTGCCATGTGAGTATGGGGGCACGCCggcacctgctgctgtgccaagcACTCCCACACCTCCACCCGCCCTCCCCCCCTTAGTTGTTACTATTTCCCCCCCGTTTAGTTGTTATTATTTCCCCCCTACCCTAGTCATCATTATTTTCCTCCCATGGTGACcgtttttccccctcccctttagTTATTGTTACTTTCCACCCGTAGTTATTATTTTCCCCTTACTTATTATTACTTTCCTCCCACTAGTCATCAATGTTTTCCACCTGTAGTTATTAttacttccccctcctcccagtTATTGTTATTTTCCCCTTTAGTTATGatcattttctcctctccattAGTTATTATTATTTCTCCACGATTAGTTAttatttcccctcttcctcagttattatttttttccttccccccttggttatttttttcatctttccctTAGTTATTATAATTTTCTCGTCTCCTTTATTGTTTTCTACTCATCCCTTATTCTTCACCCACCCTTAGTTATTCTTCTTTACTTCCCTTAGTAActcttcacacacacaccagtTACTATTCTGTCCCAAGTTATTACAATTGTCCCCCGTTAGATAATTTTTCCATCAGTAACCGTTATTGTTTTTCCACCCGTCCTTAGTTATCAttatttccctctctcctcccaccccttccCCGCCCGCTTCacaccttccccttccctccccacctgattttccctccccagcccctggctgacggcagtctgctctgctcttcccgCAGGATGCCGGCGGAGGCGGCCAGCAGCGCTGCTGCGGACCCGCCCGGCGCTCCGCGGGAGCGGAGGCGGAGGCGCGGCCGTGCGCGGGCGCGCACCGAAGCTCTTCTCCACACGCTGAAACGCAGCCGGCGGGTGAAAGCCAACGACCGGGAGCGGAACCGCATGCACCACCTGAACGCGGCGCTGGACGAGCTCCGCAGCGTCCTGCCCACCTTCCCCGACGACACCAAGCTCACCAAGATCGAGACCCTGCGCTTCGCTTACAACTACATCTGGGCCCTCTCCGAGACCCTCCGCCTGGCCGAGCAGTGCCTCCCGCCGCCCCCCTCCTTCCGCGGGGCCACCGCCGCcgttccccctcccagccccggcAGCGACGCCGGCTCCTGGCTGTCCTCCGCTTCCCCCTCCGCCCCTTCGCTCTGCGCCTCCGCCTCCGGCCCCAGCAGCCCGGCCACCTCCGAGGACTGCGCTTACGCGCCCGCCGATACCCTGCTCAACTTCCGCGGGTTGCCCGCGGCCCCGGGCGCGCCTTGCCGCTAGCGCGCAACCCCCGACTCTCCGCTTTCCCCCGTTGAGGGTC encodes:
- the NEUROG1 gene encoding neurogenin-1 → MPAEAASSAAADPPGAPRERRRRRGRARARTEALLHTLKRSRRVKANDRERNRMHHLNAALDELRSVLPTFPDDTKLTKIETLRFAYNYIWALSETLRLAEQCLPPPPSFRGATAAVPPPSPGSDAGSWLSSASPSAPSLCASASGPSSPATSEDCAYAPADTLLNFRGLPAAPGAPCR